The nucleotide window ACGGTGGCGCCACCTGGGGAGAGACAACGGCAACGCCGGCAAACGGACAGATCGCGATCGGCACGTCCGGCGCCACGCTGGTCCTGGCGGCCGGTGTGCACGTTGCCGGCGACACCTACGCGACCACCGTCCGCGTACCGATCGGCCCGGTCACACGGGTGGGCACCGGCCCGGTCATCACCGCCGCCGGCACCGTGAAGGCAGCCGCGGAGGTACAGCTCCGGATTATCTCGGCCGGCGGCCGCAATACCGGCACCTATCAGTTGTCCCTGGACGGCGGCGACTCCTGGGGCGGACTGCGCACCATTCCGGTAGACGGGCTGATCGCCGTGGGATCAACCGGGGTGACCATTACCTTCCCGGACAACGATGCCGTGGCCGGGGATACCTATTCGTTCCGGATCGAGGAGCCTGTGCCGTCGGTCGCGGCGGTCATTGAAGCCCTGGAAACTCCGCTCTCGCTCTATGACATGGAGTTCGTGCATGTGGTCGGCCCCTCCGACTCCTCGGACTGGGCCGCCCTGGGGGTGCGGGCGGACGAGCTGTGGAACGCGCACCGTCCGACGTTCTTTCTTGCCGAAACCCGCCTCCCGTACGACGGCGAATCGATCGACGACTGGACCGCGGCGCTGGTATCCGAGCGGCAGGGTTTTGCCCACCGCTTCGTATCGGTCTGCTCGGCATACGGCGAGATCTCCGATTCGACCGGTAAGCGGATCACGCGCAATGCCGCGGGACTGGCCACCGGCCGGCTGCTGGCCATACCGGTCATGCGGGCGCTCGGCCGGGTGCTGGACGGCCCGGTTTCGCAACTGACCCTGAGCGACCTATACACCTCGG belongs to Geobacter sp. SVR and includes:
- a CDS encoding DUF2586 domain-containing protein, with protein sequence MNDVFEFLIDGTSGISPGGVEGACIMVGVCSLGEVGKGYLLGKSSDLDTLLGVGPLVDRLRDAFAPGGQAPVIIAVPVAGLPGGYITPVEHTGTGPTATVSGAPAGNSTAVVQIVVGGALATATYKLSENGGATWGETTATPANGQIAIGTSGATLVLAAGVHVAGDTYATTVRVPIGPVTRVGTGPVITAAGTVKAAAEVQLRIISAGGRNTGTYQLSLDGGDSWGGLRTIPVDGLIAVGSTGVTITFPDNDAVAGDTYSFRIEEPVPSVAAVIEALETPLSLYDMEFVHVVGPSDSSDWAALGVRADELWNAHRPTFFLAETRLPYDGESIDDWTAALVSERQGFAHRFVSVCSAYGEISDSTGKRITRNAAGLATGRLLAIPVMRALGRVLDGPVSQLTLSDLYTSAHQSTLETAGYITARRYAGLSGVYWGDERTMADVTSDFQFLTVLRVVFKATRLSRIAALRSMYDEAGDPTLGANAAGLAYLKTGIEAALNTMVRAIPRELAAHQITIPPNQDIVNNGVAVEMTLIGIPIIRKIKLYANYVYAGGAFDPRLQ